From a single Sulfolobus sp. E5-1-F genomic region:
- a CDS encoding STT3 domain-containing protein — translation MQSVKGLRRDLQKLSLIDLPLIVGLSLVSILIRSLSANWPLAVNEFDPWYLFYNALLIAQAHGNWYAVAPDVLGWFPWGYFIELGNTIGLPFLVALVSLPFYATYGANAVYTVAIFSDILLAGLGVVASYLSIESITNSRLAGYMAAAIIAVSPALTYKNLLGGLPKTSWGAVFILFTIFLFNQGLKKKNVWYGIPAGILLFLAEISWGGYTYIDLSLLVAAFLLILLNRNDETTANLYTIMVVVTSFLTSLAPNNIGFMSGLAHGLSLLLISAVLYLDLYLSRALPKEIVDSRNLIVIAVLIFIFTIGLSGLSILRPTSAPIPSRYYAIINPFYQVTIPIDKTVAEYIPQPITAMIQDFGIALFLSVIGMYYLIRKGNLVGLWLLVLGVASIFGTSEQPYLFNYTAYMVAALGGLGVYYITDNLLKGVKNGNGNKILVGFVLAMVGISLVADAGLATLASNEPPAITNAATSFLTTNYSWVSAANWIRTHSPQHAFVLSWWDYGYWLEVLTNRSVIDENNTLNGTQIKLMAEMFLNNETFAANVLEKYFHLHPYGSPNYTIPVYIVAYDAVTLVYSGSQAQWYIGYPPSFPGAFFGYTTSLGDIGKAMGAMTTIAEYPLEEYINLTEINNTITQIIDTYASTNPTIAENLASQVSQAEPFAWTPTAYNSLIVQMFIESLYQIGYGQPIAPFTTQIVPTSTGYTITGSPLPRVQLMYFQPAYIALFPVGNGGAGGVYYTTYIMVMVYQFTQPGVILKPTVVINS, via the coding sequence ATGCAATCAGTTAAGGGACTAAGGAGAGATTTACAGAAGTTATCACTTATAGACTTACCTCTGATAGTAGGTCTTTCATTAGTTTCGATATTAATTAGAAGTCTAAGTGCTAATTGGCCTTTGGCTGTTAATGAATTCGATCCTTGGTATCTTTTCTATAACGCATTGTTAATAGCTCAAGCTCATGGAAACTGGTATGCAGTAGCTCCGGATGTACTGGGCTGGTTCCCATGGGGATACTTCATAGAATTGGGAAATACTATAGGTTTGCCTTTCTTAGTTGCATTAGTTTCATTGCCCTTTTATGCAACTTATGGCGCCAACGCAGTATATACAGTCGCAATATTTTCTGATATTTTATTAGCTGGACTAGGCGTTGTAGCATCATATCTTTCAATAGAATCAATAACTAATAGCAGATTGGCTGGTTATATGGCAGCTGCTATAATCGCAGTTTCCCCTGCGTTAACATATAAGAACTTGTTAGGTGGGCTTCCCAAGACATCTTGGGGTGCAGTGTTTATACTATTTACAATATTCCTCTTCAATCAGGGTTTAAAGAAGAAGAACGTCTGGTATGGAATACCAGCAGGTATATTATTATTCTTAGCTGAGATCTCTTGGGGAGGCTATACTTATATTGACTTAAGTTTGCTCGTAGCAGCATTCTTACTAATTCTGCTAAATAGAAATGATGAAACTACTGCAAACTTGTACACAATAATGGTAGTTGTAACTTCATTTCTAACTTCATTAGCCCCAAATAATATAGGTTTCATGTCCGGTTTAGCACATGGCTTGTCACTGCTCTTAATCTCAGCTGTTCTTTATTTAGATTTATATCTATCAAGAGCACTTCCTAAAGAAATAGTAGATTCAAGAAATCTAATAGTAATTGCAGTATTAATTTTCATATTCACTATAGGCTTATCTGGATTATCGATTCTAAGACCAACATCAGCACCAATACCCTCTAGATATTACGCTATAATAAACCCGTTTTATCAGGTTACAATACCGATAGATAAGACAGTAGCAGAATATATTCCACAACCAATAACTGCAATGATACAAGATTTCGGAATAGCACTATTCTTATCAGTAATAGGGATGTATTACTTGATAAGAAAAGGAAACCTAGTAGGTTTATGGTTATTAGTATTAGGAGTTGCAAGTATATTTGGTACATCAGAACAGCCCTATCTATTTAACTATACAGCATACATGGTAGCAGCGTTGGGAGGTTTAGGAGTTTATTACATTACAGATAACCTACTAAAGGGAGTGAAAAATGGAAACGGTAACAAAATTTTAGTAGGCTTTGTCTTAGCAATGGTAGGAATATCCCTAGTTGCAGATGCTGGGTTAGCAACTTTAGCGAGTAATGAACCTCCAGCAATAACCAATGCTGCTACAAGCTTCCTAACAACTAACTACTCTTGGGTATCTGCAGCGAATTGGATAAGAACCCATTCACCACAGCACGCGTTTGTATTATCCTGGTGGGATTATGGGTATTGGCTGGAAGTTTTGACAAATAGGAGTGTGATAGATGAAAATAACACGCTCAATGGCACACAAATTAAACTTATGGCAGAAATGTTCTTGAACAATGAAACTTTTGCAGCAAATGTCCTAGAGAAATATTTCCATTTGCATCCTTATGGTAGCCCAAACTATACTATTCCAGTTTATATAGTAGCGTATGACGCTGTTACGTTAGTATATTCCGGGAGCCAAGCCCAATGGTATATAGGATACCCACCTAGTTTCCCTGGCGCGTTCTTTGGATATACAACCAGTTTAGGGGATATTGGAAAAGCTATGGGAGCAATGACAACAATAGCTGAATATCCTCTAGAAGAATATATAAACTTAACCGAAATAAACAATACAATAACACAAATTATTGATACTTATGCATCTACAAATCCAACTATTGCCGAGAACTTAGCTTCACAAGTTTCACAAGCTGAACCATTTGCGTGGACTCCAACGGCTTATAACTCACTTATAGTACAAATGTTCATTGAGAGTCTATATCAAATTGGATATGGACAACCAATAGCTCCATTTACAACGCAGATAGTTCCTACCAGTACTGGATATACTATAACTGGATCTCCATTACCACGTGTTCAACTAATGTACTTCCAACCTGCATATATAGCACTATTCCCGGTAGGAAATGGAGGTGCTGGAGGAGTGTACTACACTACTTACATAATGGTAATGGTATATCAGTTTACCCAACCCGGTGTAATACTAAAACCTACAGTAGTGATTAACAGTTAA
- a CDS encoding RNA-protein complex protein Nop10 encodes MKWKMKKCPKDNTYTFKDICPVCGSKTIIPHPSRFSPEDKYVKYRIELKKGAKLNC; translated from the coding sequence ATGAAGTGGAAAATGAAGAAATGCCCTAAAGATAACACTTACACTTTTAAAGATATTTGCCCTGTATGTGGCTCTAAGACTATAATTCCTCATCCATCTAGATTTTCACCAGAAGATAAATATGTAAAATATAGAATTGAATTAAAAAAAGGAGCAAAGCTTAACTGTTAA
- a CDS encoding translation initiation factor IF-2 subunit alpha, translated as MIYSRSKIPSEGEILIATVKQVFDYGSYVTLDEYGGLQAFLPWSEVSSKWVKNIRDVLKENRKVVVKVIRIDRKKGTVDVSLKKVTDDERRKKNLQWKKIQRLDKILELVSQQLKLSEKEAWEQVAWKLEAKYGDAISAIEKAVKEGEKILIDAGVPDIWIKPLLEEASKHSEERKVKMSGLITIRTNDPLGVEKIKEVISKALENIEQDHESILNVKIYTIGAPRYRVDVIGTNPKETSEVLNQLISNLIKIGKEENVDISVVKK; from the coding sequence ATGATTTACAGTAGAAGCAAAATCCCCTCAGAAGGGGAAATTTTAATCGCAACTGTAAAACAAGTTTTTGATTATGGTAGCTATGTTACCTTAGACGAATATGGGGGTTTACAAGCATTCTTACCTTGGAGTGAAGTAAGTAGTAAATGGGTTAAGAACATTAGAGATGTTTTAAAGGAAAATAGGAAAGTTGTGGTAAAGGTAATTAGAATTGATAGGAAAAAAGGTACTGTAGATGTATCATTAAAAAAGGTTACTGATGATGAGAGAAGAAAGAAGAATTTACAATGGAAGAAAATTCAGAGATTAGATAAAATTTTGGAATTGGTATCACAACAACTAAAATTAAGTGAGAAAGAGGCCTGGGAGCAAGTAGCATGGAAATTGGAGGCTAAGTACGGAGATGCTATTTCGGCAATTGAGAAGGCCGTTAAAGAAGGAGAAAAAATACTAATTGATGCAGGAGTTCCGGATATCTGGATTAAACCATTATTAGAAGAAGCTTCAAAGCATTCAGAAGAAAGGAAAGTGAAAATGTCCGGGCTTATAACAATTAGGACAAACGATCCCTTAGGAGTAGAGAAAATTAAAGAAGTAATATCAAAAGCACTAGAAAATATAGAACAAGACCATGAGAGTATACTGAATGTAAAGATATATACTATCGGAGCACCTCGATATAGGGTAGATGTAATAGGAACTAATCCAAAAGAGACCTCAGAGGTTCTAAACCAACTTATCTCTAATTTAATTAAGATAGGAAAAGAGGAAAACGTAGATATAAGTGTGGTTAAGAAATGA
- a CDS encoding 30S ribosomal protein S27e, with protein sequence MKKLKVLIPEPKSRFLRVKCPNCGNEQTIFSHSTFPVRCLSCGTELVYSAGGKAKIVGEVVRIMG encoded by the coding sequence ATGAAGAAATTGAAGGTCCTAATACCAGAACCAAAAAGTAGATTCCTTAGAGTAAAGTGTCCAAATTGCGGTAATGAGCAAACAATATTTAGTCACTCTACATTTCCAGTTAGATGCTTGAGTTGTGGGACAGAATTGGTCTACTCTGCTGGTGGTAAAGCAAAAATAGTTGGAGAAGTAGTTAGAATAATGGGTTAA
- a CDS encoding 50S ribosomal protein L44e, which produces MKVPKVISTYCPKCKTHTDHSVSLYKSGKRRNLAEGQRRYERKNLGYGSKRKPEQKRFAKVTKKQTLVLKCSKCGYTVVKEGIRVKKLELVEVAK; this is translated from the coding sequence ATGAAAGTCCCTAAGGTCATTAGTACATATTGTCCAAAGTGTAAGACTCATACGGATCACTCTGTGTCGCTATATAAGAGCGGTAAGAGAAGAAATCTTGCTGAAGGGCAGAGAAGATATGAGAGAAAGAATCTTGGATATGGAAGTAAAAGAAAACCAGAACAGAAGAGATTTGCAAAAGTTACAAAGAAACAAACGCTAGTACTGAAGTGTTCTAAGTGTGGTTATACTGTAGTAAAAGAGGGAATTAGAGTAAAGAAGTTAGAATTAGTGGAGGTGGCTAAGTGA
- the priS gene encoding DNA primase small subunit PriS: MGTFTLHQGQSNLIKSFFRNYYLNAELGLPKDMELREFALQPFGSDTYVRHLSFSSSEELRDYLVNKNLPLHLFYSSARYQLPSARDMEEKVWMGSDLLFDIDADHICKLRSIRFCPVCGNTVASEKCEKDGVEAIEYVEMTSECIKRGLEEARNLVEILENDFGLKPKVYFSGNRGFHVQVDCYGDCALLDSDDRKEIAEYVMGIDVPSYPNGSENAPGWVGRKNRGINGVTIDEQVTIDVKRLIRIPNSLHGKSGLIVKEVTNLDDFEFNETLSPFTGYTIFLPYISIETEVLGKRINLNRGIPIKIESSVGIYLHLKNLGEVKAYVR, from the coding sequence ATGGGGACTTTTACATTGCACCAAGGGCAGAGTAACTTAATTAAGAGTTTTTTTAGGAACTATTATTTAAACGCGGAATTAGGATTGCCAAAGGATATGGAATTAAGGGAATTCGCCCTTCAACCTTTTGGTTCGGACACGTACGTAAGACATCTCTCCTTCTCTTCTAGTGAGGAATTAAGGGACTATTTAGTTAACAAAAATTTGCCACTCCATCTATTTTACTCTTCTGCAAGATATCAATTGCCAAGTGCTAGAGACATGGAAGAGAAGGTTTGGATGGGGTCAGATTTGCTATTTGATATAGATGCCGATCACATATGTAAACTAAGATCAATTAGGTTTTGTCCAGTTTGTGGTAATACCGTCGCCTCTGAGAAATGTGAGAAAGACGGCGTAGAGGCTATAGAGTATGTCGAGATGACAAGCGAATGTATAAAAAGAGGTTTAGAAGAGGCTAGAAATTTGGTTGAGATTCTTGAAAACGATTTCGGATTAAAACCTAAGGTTTACTTTTCCGGAAATAGGGGTTTTCATGTTCAAGTTGATTGCTATGGTGATTGCGCACTTTTAGATTCTGACGATAGAAAGGAAATCGCAGAATACGTTATGGGTATTGACGTTCCAAGCTATCCTAATGGTAGTGAAAATGCTCCTGGGTGGGTTGGTAGAAAAAATCGCGGTATAAACGGGGTTACTATTGATGAGCAAGTTACCATTGACGTTAAGAGGTTAATTAGGATCCCAAATTCTCTGCATGGAAAATCTGGATTGATTGTAAAGGAGGTAACTAATTTAGATGATTTTGAGTTTAACGAGACCTTGTCCCCTTTTACTGGTTATACAATATTTTTGCCCTATATCAGTATAGAAACTGAAGTTCTAGGCAAGAGGATTAACTTAAATAGGGGTATACCGATTAAGATTGAATCTAGTGTTGGGATTTATCTTCATTTGAAGAATTTGGGGGAGGTGAAAGCTTATGTTAGATGA
- the pcn2 gene encoding DNA polymerase sliding clamp Pcn2: MKAKVIDAVSFSYILRTVGDFLSEANFIVTKEGIRVSGIDPSRVVFLDIFLPSSYFEGFEVNQDKEIIGFKLEDVNDVLKRVLKDDTLTLSSNESRLTLTFDGEFTRSFELPLIQVESTQPPSVNLEFPFKAQLLTVTFADIIDELSDLGEVLNIYSKENKLYFEVIGDLATTRVELSTDSGTLLEASGADVNSSYGMEYVANTTKMRRASDSMELYFGSQIPLKLRFKLPQEGYGDFYIAPRAE; this comes from the coding sequence ATGAAAGCTAAGGTAATTGATGCTGTTTCATTCTCTTATATTTTAAGGACTGTAGGAGATTTTCTGAGTGAAGCTAACTTTATTGTGACTAAAGAAGGTATAAGAGTTAGCGGGATTGACCCTTCAAGGGTAGTTTTTCTGGACATATTTTTACCATCAAGTTACTTTGAGGGGTTTGAAGTTAATCAAGATAAGGAAATAATAGGTTTTAAGCTAGAGGATGTAAATGACGTCTTGAAACGCGTTTTAAAGGACGATACGCTAACGCTTTCTTCGAACGAATCTAGGTTAACACTTACATTTGATGGAGAATTTACTAGATCCTTTGAACTTCCATTAATTCAAGTTGAAAGCACCCAGCCACCTTCAGTTAATTTAGAGTTTCCATTTAAGGCACAGCTACTTACTGTGACTTTTGCTGACATAATTGACGAATTATCTGATTTAGGTGAAGTTTTGAATATATACTCGAAGGAGAATAAACTTTATTTTGAAGTTATTGGAGATCTCGCCACCACAAGGGTAGAGTTATCAACGGATAGTGGAACGCTATTAGAAGCTTCAGGTGCAGATGTTAATAGTAGCTATGGAATGGAATATGTAGCGAATACCACTAAAATGAGAAGAGCTTCTGATTCAATGGAATTATATTTCGGTTCTCAAATACCTTTGAAGCTTAGATTCAAATTACCGCAAGAAGGCTATGGGGACTTTTACATTGCACCAAGGGCAGAGTAA
- a CDS encoding ATP/GTP-binding protein: MYYVFILGTAGSGKTTLTKNLQDYLLDQEMDTAIINLDPAVEQLPYTPDFDVRDYVDAYQVMQTYHLGPNSSLVASIDLILTRAAEIKSEIDQIEANYVLVDTPGQIELFAYRETGKLISQLIRGSNKAVGLFLLDSFLAKEARSFVSLLLLSSSIKFRLDLPIINVLNKVDLLTEKELEQILAWGENAENLVDELGKVDEYSLELVNLLIESLSSNLIPVSSEEGKGFDELYAEIQRVMAGGEDYLTEEPNPKL, translated from the coding sequence ATGTACTACGTTTTTATACTTGGAACAGCAGGATCTGGGAAGACCACGCTAACAAAAAATTTGCAAGATTACTTACTTGATCAAGAGATGGATACTGCTATAATAAACCTGGATCCAGCAGTTGAACAGTTACCATATACTCCCGACTTCGATGTAAGGGATTACGTTGATGCATATCAGGTGATGCAAACCTATCATTTAGGGCCTAATTCGAGTTTAGTGGCCTCTATTGATTTAATTTTGACTAGAGCAGCCGAGATTAAGTCAGAAATTGACCAAATTGAGGCTAATTACGTGCTAGTTGATACTCCAGGACAAATAGAGTTGTTCGCGTATAGGGAGACTGGTAAGTTAATTTCTCAATTAATTAGGGGAAGTAATAAGGCAGTAGGGTTATTTCTTCTAGACTCTTTTCTTGCTAAAGAAGCTAGAAGCTTTGTATCCTTACTCCTACTTTCAAGTTCCATAAAATTTAGGCTAGACTTACCTATTATAAACGTTCTTAATAAGGTAGATCTCCTCACAGAAAAGGAGTTAGAACAGATATTGGCGTGGGGGGAGAATGCTGAGAATTTGGTTGATGAGTTGGGTAAGGTGGACGAGTATTCCCTTGAGTTAGTTAATTTATTAATAGAGAGCCTATCTTCTAACTTAATTCCCGTATCATCAGAAGAGGGTAAGGGATTTGACGAACTATATGCTGAAATTCAGAGAGTGATGGCCGGTGGAGAGGATTATCTGACAGAAGAACCCAATCCAAAGTTATAA
- the prs gene encoding ribose-phosphate diphosphokinase yields MIIIGGTATNGIDESLSKILSIPLVKVESKIFPDGESYIRVPSSIRNEEVLLVQTTDYPQDKHLIELFLIAETIRDLGARKLTVIVPYLAYSRQDRRFKDGEAVSIKTILHILSEVGVNSLVVVEPHKPEELSYFKGELKIVHPYHQISRKIKEIVEDPFILAPDRGALERARKIAEEINAPYSYIEKERDRTTGEVRIKEAPNINLKGKDVVLIDDIISTGGTIVQATRLAYSLGARSVTAVAVHLLLVGDAKERLREAGVKMLIGTNTINVNDKDIITIDISPSIALSL; encoded by the coding sequence ATGATAATAATAGGTGGAACAGCCACAAATGGAATAGATGAAAGTTTATCAAAAATATTATCCATACCTTTAGTAAAAGTGGAAAGTAAGATATTCCCAGATGGGGAATCTTATATAAGAGTACCCTCTTCAATTAGAAATGAAGAAGTATTATTAGTGCAAACAACGGACTACCCCCAGGATAAACATCTAATAGAATTATTCCTAATTGCAGAAACTATCAGAGACTTAGGAGCTAGAAAGCTAACTGTAATAGTCCCATACTTAGCATATAGTAGACAAGATAGAAGATTCAAAGATGGAGAAGCAGTTAGTATAAAGACGATATTACACATACTCAGTGAAGTAGGAGTTAACAGTTTAGTAGTAGTAGAACCACATAAACCAGAAGAACTCTCATACTTTAAAGGAGAACTCAAAATAGTCCATCCTTATCATCAAATCTCGAGAAAAATAAAAGAAATCGTTGAAGATCCATTCATATTAGCACCAGATAGAGGAGCGTTAGAGAGAGCCAGAAAAATCGCCGAAGAAATTAACGCTCCATATTCTTATATAGAAAAGGAAAGGGATAGAACAACAGGTGAAGTAAGAATAAAAGAGGCACCAAACATAAACCTAAAAGGTAAGGATGTAGTTCTAATAGATGATATAATTAGCACTGGAGGTACAATTGTGCAAGCTACTCGTTTAGCCTATTCCTTAGGTGCTAGAAGCGTTACAGCAGTAGCAGTCCACTTATTGTTAGTGGGAGATGCAAAAGAGAGGTTAAGGGAAGCGGGGGTAAAAATGTTGATAGGAACTAATACCATTAACGTGAATGACAAAGATATAATAACCATAGACATCTCACCATCAATAGCACTAAGCTTATGA